One Angustibacter sp. Root456 genomic window carries:
- the tsf gene encoding translation elongation factor Ts, whose product MANYTAADIKALREQTGAGMLDVKKALDEADGDRAKATEILRVKGQKGVAKREGRNASNGLVAIHVDGGVGTLVEVNCETDFVAKGDKFQAVAQRVLDQAVAINATDAEALLDSSIEGQSVREVLDEANAAIGEKIEVRRVARVEGAAVASYLHRTSPDLPPQVGVILATDGAADVARDVAMHIAAMQPKYVSRDDVPAEVVETERRIADETARNEGKPEAALPKIVEGRLQGFFKENVLVDQPYAKDSKKTVGAVLSEAGVKPVAFARFRVGADA is encoded by the coding sequence ATGGCGAACTACACCGCCGCTGACATCAAGGCGCTGCGCGAGCAGACCGGCGCCGGCATGCTCGACGTCAAGAAGGCCCTGGACGAGGCCGACGGCGACCGCGCCAAGGCCACCGAGATCCTGCGGGTCAAGGGCCAGAAGGGCGTCGCCAAGCGCGAGGGCCGCAACGCCAGCAACGGCCTGGTGGCCATCCACGTCGACGGTGGCGTCGGCACGCTGGTCGAGGTCAACTGCGAGACCGACTTCGTCGCCAAGGGCGACAAGTTCCAGGCCGTCGCCCAGCGCGTCCTCGACCAGGCCGTGGCGATCAACGCCACGGACGCCGAGGCGCTGCTCGACTCCTCCATCGAGGGGCAGAGCGTGCGTGAGGTGCTCGACGAGGCCAACGCGGCCATCGGCGAGAAGATCGAGGTGCGTCGCGTGGCGCGCGTGGAGGGTGCGGCCGTCGCGTCGTACCTGCACCGCACCAGCCCCGACCTGCCCCCGCAGGTCGGTGTGATCCTGGCCACCGACGGTGCTGCGGACGTCGCCCGTGACGTCGCCATGCACATCGCCGCCATGCAGCCGAAGTACGTCTCGCGCGACGACGTGCCGGCCGAGGTCGTCGAGACCGAGCGCCGGATCGCCGACGAGACGGCCCGCAACGAGGGCAAGCCCGAGGCGGCGCTGCCGAAGATCGTCGAGGGCCGTCTGCAGGGCTTCTTCAAGGAGAACGTCCTCGTCGACCAGCCGTACGCCAAGGACAGCAAGAAGACCGTGGGCGCCGTGCTCAGCGAGGCCGGCGTGAAGCCGGTCGCGTTCGCGCGGTTCCGGGTTGGCGCCGACGCCTGA
- a CDS encoding LOG family protein, translating to MEIESLDALDAWLDAGRPLAGLRLQALDLTARENRLLAADPRGLVVLGGRLSERLDAHLRSGGALVFPEVPGVPVDPYRSSLYTADELYDGLDDGYPATPDARAYRWWLDRTLRDDILATMLRAVHDDSVSDALHETLAGRRAVGVMGGHAIERGQPTYLAAARLGRRLARSGALVLTGGGPGAMEAATLGSALHEHSDDDLVAAAAELARVPAFTDVTAWARAGFAVRDRLRLDDPRLTSLGVPTWFYGHEPSNVFSSAIAKFFSNAQREDLLLSRSTSGLVVLPGAAGTVQEIFQNATRAYYGTAGSIAPIVLVGVDYWTATLPAWPLLTALAAGREMATRVHLIDDVDQVDEMLGLS from the coding sequence ATGGAGATCGAGAGCCTGGACGCCCTGGACGCCTGGCTCGACGCCGGCCGGCCGCTCGCCGGCTTGCGCCTGCAGGCGCTCGATCTCACCGCCCGGGAAAACCGCCTGCTCGCCGCCGACCCGCGCGGTCTGGTGGTGCTGGGCGGCCGGCTGAGCGAGCGCCTCGACGCCCACCTGCGCAGCGGTGGAGCACTGGTCTTCCCCGAGGTTCCCGGCGTACCGGTCGACCCCTACCGCTCGAGCCTCTACACCGCCGACGAGCTGTACGACGGCCTGGACGACGGCTACCCGGCGACGCCGGACGCCCGGGCCTACCGCTGGTGGCTCGACCGCACGCTGCGCGACGACATCCTCGCCACCATGCTGCGCGCGGTGCACGACGACAGCGTCAGCGACGCGCTGCACGAGACGCTCGCCGGACGTCGCGCCGTCGGCGTCATGGGAGGCCACGCGATCGAGCGCGGCCAGCCCACCTACCTGGCCGCCGCCCGGCTCGGACGGCGGCTCGCCCGCAGCGGCGCCCTGGTGCTGACCGGCGGCGGCCCGGGAGCCATGGAGGCGGCCACGCTCGGCTCCGCGCTGCACGAGCACTCCGACGACGACCTCGTCGCGGCGGCAGCCGAGCTGGCTCGGGTGCCCGCGTTCACGGACGTCACGGCCTGGGCCCGGGCGGGCTTCGCCGTTCGCGATCGACTGCGGCTGGACGACCCCCGGCTCACCAGCCTCGGCGTCCCCACGTGGTTCTACGGCCACGAGCCGAGCAACGTCTTCTCCAGCGCCATCGCCAAGTTCTTCTCCAACGCCCAGCGCGAGGACCTGCTCCTGTCACGCAGCACGTCCGGTCTGGTGGTGCTACCCGGAGCAGCCGGCACGGTGCAGGAGATCTTCCAGAACGCGACGCGCGCCTACTACGGCACGGCCGGAAGCATCGCGCCGATCGTGCTGGTGGGCGTCGACTACTGGACGGCGACCCTGCCCGCCTGGCCGCTGCTGACCGCCCTCGCCGCCGGACGCGAGATGGCCACCCGCGTCCACCTGATCGACGACGTCGACCAGGTGGACGAGATGCTCGGGCTCAGCTGA
- a CDS encoding pyridoxal phosphate-dependent aminotransferase, protein MDVPARHPFLVERMRGFGTTIFAEMTALAQRTGAINLGQGFPDTDGPPQVLEAAVRAIREGRNQYPPGPGVPELREAIAAHQQRFYGLDVDPDSEVLVTAGATEAIATTLLALIEPGDEVVMFEPYYDSYAAAVALAGGVRRTVVLRAPDFAVDEAALRAAFSDRTRVVLLNSPHNPTGKVFTPQELDLVGSLAREHGALVVSDEVYEHLLFSDGPTGGRHVPVASRPGLADRTLTISSAGKTFSVTGWKVGWVHGPRELVDAVRAVKQFVTFVASGPFQPAVAEGLALPDEVFADLAGRLQRGRDLLCEGLRAAGLEPFVPAGTYFVLVDGAALGYDDGLALCRELPRLAGVVGVPVRVFHDDPEAGRSLVRFAFCKRPEVLQAAAERLAGLARLG, encoded by the coding sequence ATGGACGTCCCTGCGCGCCACCCCTTTCTCGTCGAGCGCATGCGCGGCTTCGGCACGACGATCTTCGCCGAGATGACCGCACTCGCCCAGCGCACCGGTGCGATCAACCTCGGCCAGGGCTTTCCCGACACCGACGGCCCCCCACAGGTGCTCGAGGCGGCGGTGCGGGCCATCCGCGAGGGCCGCAACCAGTACCCGCCGGGGCCGGGCGTGCCCGAGCTGCGCGAGGCGATCGCCGCTCACCAGCAGCGCTTCTACGGCCTGGACGTCGACCCGGACTCCGAGGTGCTCGTGACCGCTGGCGCGACAGAGGCCATCGCCACGACGCTGCTCGCGCTGATCGAGCCCGGTGACGAGGTGGTGATGTTCGAGCCGTACTACGACTCCTACGCCGCGGCGGTGGCGCTGGCCGGGGGCGTGCGGCGCACCGTGGTGCTGCGCGCGCCCGACTTCGCCGTCGACGAGGCGGCGCTGCGGGCCGCCTTCAGTGACCGCACGCGCGTGGTGCTGCTCAACTCACCGCACAACCCGACGGGCAAGGTCTTCACGCCGCAGGAGCTCGACCTCGTCGGCTCGCTGGCGCGCGAGCACGGAGCGCTCGTGGTGAGCGACGAGGTCTACGAGCACCTGCTCTTCAGCGACGGGCCGACCGGCGGCCGGCACGTGCCGGTGGCGAGCCGGCCGGGGCTCGCCGACCGCACGCTGACCATCTCGTCGGCGGGCAAGACCTTCTCCGTGACCGGCTGGAAGGTGGGCTGGGTGCACGGGCCGCGCGAGCTCGTGGACGCCGTCCGCGCCGTGAAGCAGTTCGTGACCTTCGTGGCGTCGGGGCCGTTCCAGCCCGCGGTGGCCGAGGGGCTGGCGCTGCCCGACGAGGTGTTCGCGGACCTCGCCGGCCGCCTGCAGCGCGGACGTGACCTGCTCTGCGAGGGACTGCGGGCGGCCGGGCTCGAGCCGTTCGTGCCGGCCGGGACGTACTTCGTGCTCGTGGACGGCGCGGCGCTCGGCTACGACGACGGGCTGGCGCTGTGCCGCGAGCTGCCCCGGCTGGCGGGCGTCGTCGGTGTGCCGGTGCGGGTGTTTCACGACGACCCCGAGGCCGGGCGCTCGCTCGTGCGGTTCGCGTTCTGCAAGCGGCCGGAGGTGCTGCAGGCGGCGGCCGAGCGGCTCGCGGGGTTGGCTCGCCTGGGCTGA
- a CDS encoding phosphatidate cytidylyltransferase yields MSDLSPSQPPLTRSAARASRTPPRAGRNLPAAVGVGVGLGVVVIASLFIRREAFIAVVVVAVCLAVWELSQALAQRHVHVPLPPVAVGAVAMLVAAYSAGGQALAVCFVLTAVGVLVWRSAETPQGALRDVAGGLFTAAYLPLLAGFVILMLAEDDGAWRVLTFMVVTVCSDIGGYALGVVAGRHPMAPAVSPKKSWEGFAGSVIACVVAGAVLMPLALDAPWWSGVALGAAVVVAATVGDLAESMIKRDLGIKDMGSVLPGHGGVMDRLDSLLVSAPVAWLLLHLLA; encoded by the coding sequence GTGAGTGACCTCAGCCCCAGCCAGCCGCCGCTGACCCGTTCGGCGGCGCGAGCATCCCGGACGCCGCCGCGCGCCGGCCGCAACCTGCCGGCTGCCGTCGGCGTCGGCGTCGGTCTCGGCGTCGTGGTGATCGCCTCGCTGTTCATCCGGCGCGAGGCGTTCATCGCCGTCGTCGTGGTCGCGGTGTGCCTGGCGGTGTGGGAGCTGTCGCAGGCGCTGGCGCAGCGCCACGTGCACGTACCGCTGCCGCCCGTCGCCGTCGGCGCCGTCGCCATGCTGGTGGCGGCCTACAGCGCCGGAGGCCAGGCGCTGGCGGTCTGCTTCGTCCTGACCGCCGTGGGAGTGCTGGTCTGGCGCAGCGCCGAGACGCCGCAGGGCGCGTTGCGCGACGTCGCCGGGGGCCTGTTCACCGCCGCGTACCTGCCGCTGCTGGCGGGCTTCGTCATCCTCATGCTGGCCGAGGACGACGGCGCCTGGCGGGTGCTCACCTTCATGGTCGTCACGGTGTGCAGCGACATCGGCGGGTACGCCTTGGGCGTCGTGGCCGGACGCCATCCGATGGCACCGGCGGTGAGCCCCAAGAAGTCGTGGGAGGGCTTCGCGGGGTCGGTGATCGCCTGCGTCGTCGCCGGTGCGGTGCTCATGCCGCTGGCGCTCGACGCGCCGTGGTGGAGTGGCGTCGCGCTGGGCGCGGCCGTCGTCGTCGCGGCCACGGTCGGTGATCTCGCCGAGTCGATGATCAAGCGCGACCTGGGCATCAAGGACATGGGATCGGTGCTGCCGGGGCACGGCGGCGTGATGGACCGGCTCGACTCGCTGCTCGTCAGCGCGCCGGTGGCCTGGCTGCTGCTCCACCTGCTCGCCTGA
- a CDS encoding MFS transporter: MSKTSERFGPLGEPVFRRYFAGQAVSHLGDRMTPVALAFAVLRLTGSATDLGVVVAAGTVPLAVLLLVGGVWADRLDRRVVMLTTDAVRAVVQGLLAVLLLTGTARVWHLAVLAAAAGAAQAFFEPAATGMVPQVVSGARLTQANALVGLSQNAAMIVGPLVAGAIVATTSPGAAIAADAVTFVVSAAFLWRLGSVAAEPAARTTFVAELAGGLREVASRPWLAAMVGGFTVYHAVVLPAVLVLGPVTAERRYSGAATWAVVSASFGIGAVLSAVVALRVRPRRPIVWCALLLVGGSLQPVFVGVALPVAAIAVLIAVSGASVSVLFVIWDTTLARQVPRTALSRVSSFDYFGSTVGMPVGFALVGPASELWGVAPTMVGASLIGVSWAVMTAALPSVRSLRDAGPVASPAPTALA; the protein is encoded by the coding sequence GTGAGCAAGACCAGCGAGCGCTTCGGCCCCCTCGGCGAGCCGGTGTTCCGTCGGTACTTCGCCGGGCAGGCGGTGAGCCACCTCGGCGACCGCATGACACCGGTGGCGCTCGCGTTCGCGGTGCTGCGGCTGACCGGCTCGGCCACCGACCTGGGCGTCGTCGTGGCCGCGGGCACGGTGCCCCTCGCGGTGCTGCTGCTCGTCGGGGGCGTGTGGGCCGACCGGCTCGACCGGCGCGTCGTCATGCTCACCACGGACGCCGTGCGCGCGGTCGTGCAGGGCCTGCTGGCGGTGCTGCTGCTCACCGGGACGGCGCGCGTGTGGCACCTCGCGGTGCTCGCGGCCGCGGCGGGCGCCGCCCAGGCGTTCTTCGAGCCGGCGGCCACGGGCATGGTGCCCCAGGTCGTGTCAGGCGCTCGGCTCACCCAGGCCAACGCGCTCGTGGGGCTGAGCCAGAACGCCGCCATGATCGTCGGCCCGCTGGTGGCGGGCGCCATCGTGGCCACCACCTCACCGGGTGCGGCCATCGCCGCCGACGCGGTGACGTTCGTGGTCAGCGCCGCCTTCCTGTGGCGCCTGGGCTCGGTCGCCGCGGAACCGGCCGCGCGCACGACGTTCGTCGCCGAGCTCGCGGGCGGCTTGCGTGAGGTGGCGTCGCGCCCGTGGCTGGCGGCGATGGTGGGTGGCTTCACCGTCTACCACGCCGTGGTGCTGCCCGCCGTGCTCGTGCTCGGCCCCGTGACCGCCGAGCGTCGCTACTCCGGAGCCGCGACCTGGGCGGTCGTGTCGGCGTCCTTCGGGATCGGGGCGGTGCTGTCGGCCGTCGTCGCGCTGCGGGTGCGGCCGCGTCGTCCCATCGTGTGGTGTGCGCTGCTGCTCGTCGGTGGCTCGCTGCAGCCGGTCTTCGTCGGCGTCGCGCTGCCCGTGGCCGCGATCGCGGTGCTCATCGCCGTGTCGGGTGCCAGCGTCAGCGTCCTGTTCGTGATCTGGGACACCACGCTGGCCCGGCAGGTACCGCGCACGGCGCTCAGCCGGGTGAGCTCGTTCGACTACTTCGGCTCCACGGTCGGCATGCCCGTGGGGTTCGCCCTGGTCGGCCCGGCGTCCGAGCTGTGGGGGGTGGCCCCCACCATGGTGGGGGCGTCGCTGATCGGCGTCTCGTGGGCGGTGATGACTGCTGCGCTGCCCTCCGTGCGCAGCCTGCGCGATGCCGGGCCGGTGGCGTCACCAGCACCCACGGCGCTGGCGTAG
- a CDS encoding pyridoxamine 5'-phosphate oxidase family protein: MRFDPAALPDAVLEFLRERHLATLTTLRRDGTPHVVPVGFTWDDDAGVARVITSGDSVKARNAINGGRAALCQVDGRRWLTLEGVVSVLVHPDAVREGEQRYAQRYRTPRENPARVVLAVKVDRVTGLT; encoded by the coding sequence GTGCGCTTCGACCCCGCTGCCCTGCCGGACGCCGTCCTGGAGTTCCTGCGTGAGCGGCACCTCGCGACCCTGACGACCCTGCGCCGTGACGGCACGCCCCACGTCGTACCCGTCGGCTTCACCTGGGACGACGACGCCGGCGTCGCGCGGGTGATCACCAGCGGCGACAGCGTGAAGGCTCGCAACGCGATCAACGGTGGCCGCGCGGCCCTCTGCCAGGTCGACGGCCGCCGCTGGCTGACGCTCGAGGGCGTGGTGTCCGTGCTCGTGCACCCGGACGCCGTGCGGGAGGGCGAGCAGCGCTACGCCCAGCGCTACCGCACCCCGCGCGAGAACCCCGCGCGCGTCGTCCTGGCCGTGAAGGTCGACCGCGTCACCGGCCTCACCTGA
- the frr gene encoding ribosome recycling factor, translated as MIDETLFDAEEKMTKAIEVAKEDFGAIRTGRANPAMFTKLVVDYYGSPTPLMQLASFQTPEARTVLITPYDKSSMSEIEKTLRDSDLGANPANDGNVIRVVLPQLTEERRKDYIKLARHKAEEARVSIRNIRRRAKEELDRLVKDGEVGEDEGTRAEKELEAVTKKHVDLVDDLLKHKEAELLEV; from the coding sequence GTGATCGACGAGACCCTCTTCGATGCCGAGGAGAAGATGACCAAGGCCATCGAGGTCGCCAAGGAGGACTTCGGGGCGATCCGCACCGGTCGGGCCAACCCGGCGATGTTCACCAAGCTGGTGGTCGACTACTACGGTTCCCCGACTCCGCTCATGCAGCTGGCGTCGTTCCAGACGCCGGAAGCGCGCACGGTGCTCATCACGCCCTACGACAAGAGCTCGATGAGCGAGATCGAGAAGACGCTGCGTGACAGCGACCTGGGCGCGAACCCGGCGAACGACGGCAACGTCATCCGCGTCGTGCTGCCGCAGCTCACCGAGGAGCGGCGCAAGGACTACATCAAGCTCGCCCGCCACAAGGCGGAGGAGGCGCGGGTGTCGATCCGCAACATCCGCCGTCGGGCCAAGGAGGAACTCGACCGCCTGGTCAAGGACGGCGAGGTCGGCGAGGACGAGGGCACGCGCGCCGAGAAGGAGCTCGAGGCCGTGACGAAGAAGCACGTGGATCTGGTCGACGACCTGCTCAAGCACAAGGAGGCCGAGCTGCTCGAGGTCTGA
- a CDS encoding DivIVA domain-containing protein, with amino-acid sequence MSAPMRFRKVGALGRGYDVGQVDAFIARALGGGVSSAEIRSVGFDLRLGGYQVSAVDAALDRLEDDALNGEREGDRRGLGERGFVRDVTAQAQVLRARLARPHGDRFARGSMWERAYDVEQVDLLCDDIAEYFDGGTALSPDDLRGAVFATRRGSRGYSERAVDRFVDRVVAVMGRVS; translated from the coding sequence GTGAGCGCGCCCATGAGGTTTCGCAAGGTCGGGGCGCTTGGGCGCGGGTACGACGTCGGTCAGGTCGACGCCTTCATCGCCCGGGCGCTCGGCGGCGGCGTCAGCTCAGCCGAGATCCGCAGCGTCGGCTTCGACCTGCGGCTCGGTGGCTACCAGGTCAGCGCCGTCGACGCCGCGCTCGACCGGCTCGAGGACGACGCGCTGAACGGTGAGCGCGAGGGCGACCGTCGCGGCCTCGGCGAGCGCGGCTTCGTCCGCGACGTCACGGCCCAGGCTCAGGTGCTGCGCGCTCGGCTCGCGCGACCGCACGGCGACCGCTTCGCGCGCGGATCGATGTGGGAGCGCGCGTACGACGTCGAGCAGGTCGACCTGCTGTGCGACGACATCGCGGAGTACTTCGACGGCGGCACGGCGCTGTCGCCTGACGACCTGCGCGGCGCTGTGTTCGCCACCCGCCGCGGCTCGCGGGGGTACAGCGAGCGCGCCGTCGACCGGTTCGTCGACCGGGTCGTGGCCGTCATGGGCCGGGTCAGCTGA
- the pyrH gene encoding UMP kinase: MSQTAPDLEVRTGADPFVYKRVLLKLSGEAFGGGRIGLDPDVVREVARQIAVAVRSGVQVAMVIGGGNFFRGAELQQRGMDRARADYMGMLGIVMNCLALQDFLEKEGIETRVQTAITMGQVAEPYIPRRAIRHMEKGRVVIFGAGAGMPFFSTDTVAAQRALETKCDVVLMGKNGVDGVYSADPNTDPTATKFETLTYSEALQQGLKVADATAFALCMENGMPMVVFGMEGEGSLTRAIQGEKIGTRVVVS; encoded by the coding sequence GTGAGCCAGACCGCACCGGATCTCGAGGTACGCACCGGGGCCGACCCGTTCGTGTACAAGCGAGTGCTGCTGAAGCTGTCGGGCGAGGCGTTCGGCGGCGGTCGCATCGGCCTGGACCCGGACGTCGTGCGCGAGGTCGCGCGCCAGATCGCCGTCGCCGTGCGCTCGGGCGTGCAGGTGGCGATGGTGATCGGCGGTGGCAACTTCTTCCGCGGCGCCGAGCTGCAGCAGCGCGGCATGGACCGCGCGCGCGCCGACTACATGGGGATGCTCGGCATCGTCATGAACTGCCTGGCGCTCCAGGACTTCCTGGAGAAGGAAGGCATCGAGACCCGAGTTCAGACCGCCATCACGATGGGCCAGGTGGCCGAGCCCTACATCCCGCGCCGAGCGATCCGGCACATGGAGAAGGGTCGGGTCGTGATCTTCGGAGCGGGGGCGGGTATGCCCTTCTTCTCCACCGACACCGTGGCGGCGCAGCGGGCGCTGGAGACCAAGTGCGACGTCGTCCTCATGGGCAAGAACGGCGTGGACGGCGTCTACTCGGCCGACCCCAACACGGACCCCACGGCCACGAAGTTCGAGACGCTCACCTACTCCGAGGCACTGCAGCAGGGCCTGAAGGTGGCCGACGCCACCGCGTTCGCCCTGTGCATGGAGAACGGCATGCCGATGGTGGTCTTCGGCATGGAGGGCGAGGGCAGTCTGACCCGCGCGATCCAGGGTGAGAAGATCGGTACGCGCGTCGTCGTCAGCTGA
- the rlmN gene encoding 23S rRNA (adenine(2503)-C(2))-methyltransferase RlmN codes for MAPAQLTFTAPRRAKPPRHLADLAPDERADAVRELGVPAYRARQLSTHYFERLVDDPEAMTDLPKAQRGELVEQLLPSLLTPVSVRTADHGATVKTLWRLFDGALVESVLMRYPGRVTMCVSSQAGCGMNCPFCATGQAGLTRNMSTAEIVEQVVAGARSLTRGEVGEHVDAPLRVSNVVFMGMGEALANYRAAIGAIRRLTDPTPDGLGMSARGITMSTVGLVPAIDKLAAEGIPVTLALSLHAPDDELRDELVPINTRWKVGEALDAAYRYFQTTGRRVSIEYALIRDINDQAWRADLLGKLLNARGKGWVHVNPIPLNPTPGSKWTASDPRVEHAFVSALRARGIPTTVRDTRGQDIDGACGQLAATQITGSGA; via the coding sequence ATGGCCCCCGCTCAGCTGACCTTCACCGCCCCCCGCCGCGCCAAGCCGCCGCGCCACCTCGCCGACCTCGCACCGGACGAGCGAGCGGACGCCGTGCGCGAGCTGGGCGTGCCGGCCTACCGCGCGCGCCAGCTCTCGACCCACTACTTCGAGCGCCTGGTCGACGACCCCGAGGCGATGACCGACCTGCCGAAGGCCCAGCGCGGCGAGCTCGTCGAGCAGCTGCTGCCCTCGCTGCTCACGCCGGTGAGCGTCCGCACGGCCGACCACGGCGCGACGGTCAAGACGCTGTGGCGGCTGTTCGACGGCGCCCTCGTCGAGAGCGTCCTCATGCGCTACCCCGGCCGGGTCACGATGTGCGTGTCCAGCCAGGCCGGCTGCGGCATGAACTGCCCGTTCTGCGCCACCGGCCAGGCCGGGCTGACCCGCAACATGTCGACCGCCGAGATCGTCGAGCAGGTGGTCGCCGGCGCTCGCTCGCTCACGCGCGGTGAGGTCGGCGAGCACGTGGACGCGCCCCTGCGGGTGAGCAACGTGGTCTTCATGGGAATGGGCGAAGCGCTTGCGAACTATCGAGCCGCTATTGGCGCAATTCGTAGGCTCACAGACCCGACACCAGACGGCTTAGGCATGAGCGCGCGCGGCATCACGATGTCCACCGTGGGTCTGGTGCCGGCGATCGACAAACTTGCGGCTGAGGGAATTCCTGTGACTCTGGCGCTGAGCCTGCACGCCCCGGACGACGAGCTGCGCGACGAGCTCGTGCCCATCAACACCCGCTGGAAGGTCGGCGAGGCGCTCGATGCGGCGTACCGCTACTTCCAGACCACCGGCCGTCGGGTCAGCATCGAGTACGCGCTGATCCGCGACATCAACGACCAGGCCTGGCGCGCCGACCTGCTCGGCAAGCTGCTGAACGCGCGCGGCAAGGGCTGGGTGCACGTCAACCCCATCCCGCTGAACCCGACGCCGGGCAGCAAGTGGACCGCCAGCGACCCGCGTGTCGAGCACGCGTTCGTGTCGGCGTTGCGTGCACGGGGGATCCCCACCACCGTGCGCGATACTCGCGGCCAGGACATCGACGGCGCGTGCGGCCAGCTGGCTGCCACGCAGATCACGGGGAGTGGTGCGTGA